One genomic segment of Acidimicrobiia bacterium includes these proteins:
- a CDS encoding glycosyltransferase family 4 protein gives MTDHDATIAKIGSVAAEAGLRRVSMLAWRDLDDPEAGGSEISASNLAKYWAEAGLEVTMRASFAAGRPPVAWRDGYRVIRKAGRYLVFPRAAVSEMLGWHGGRDGLVEVWNGMPFFSPVWARTPHITCIHHLHAEMWQMTLPPRLAALGSFIESQLAPPFYRHVPIVTPSESSKQELVQAMGFRPSRVTVVHPGVHPRYTPGGAKSPTPLVIAVGRLVPVKRFELLIDALVALKRRHPDLEAVIAGDGYMRDDLEAQLHASRAEDWIRLPGRIADEAVVDLYRRAWVLASTSAREGWGMSITEAAACGTPAVATRIAGHLDAVEDGRSGILVQGRDELVGALDQLIGDPDLRARLGAGAVARASNMQWEASALGVLEVLAAEAIRFRARSARR, from the coding sequence ATGACCGATCACGACGCCACCATCGCCAAGATCGGCAGCGTCGCGGCCGAGGCCGGGCTCCGCCGCGTGAGCATGCTGGCCTGGCGGGACCTCGACGACCCCGAGGCGGGCGGGTCGGAGATCTCGGCGTCGAACCTCGCCAAGTACTGGGCCGAGGCCGGCCTCGAGGTGACGATGCGGGCCTCGTTCGCGGCCGGGCGGCCCCCCGTGGCCTGGCGGGACGGGTACCGGGTGATCCGCAAGGCCGGCCGCTACCTCGTGTTCCCCCGCGCCGCCGTCAGCGAGATGCTCGGCTGGCACGGCGGCCGGGACGGGCTCGTCGAGGTCTGGAACGGGATGCCGTTCTTCTCGCCGGTGTGGGCCCGCACCCCCCACATCACCTGCATCCACCATCTCCACGCCGAGATGTGGCAGATGACGCTGCCGCCGCGCCTCGCCGCGCTCGGGAGCTTCATCGAATCGCAGCTGGCGCCGCCCTTCTACCGGCACGTCCCGATCGTCACGCCGTCGGAGTCGAGCAAGCAGGAGCTGGTCCAGGCGATGGGGTTCCGGCCGAGCCGGGTGACCGTCGTCCACCCCGGCGTGCACCCGCGGTACACGCCAGGCGGCGCGAAGTCACCGACCCCGCTCGTCATCGCCGTCGGCCGCCTCGTCCCGGTCAAGCGCTTCGAGCTGCTCATCGACGCGCTCGTGGCGCTGAAGCGCCGGCACCCGGACCTCGAGGCGGTGATCGCCGGGGACGGCTACATGCGGGACGACCTCGAGGCCCAGCTCCACGCCAGCCGGGCCGAGGACTGGATCCGGCTGCCCGGCCGCATCGCCGACGAGGCCGTCGTCGACCTCTACCGGCGGGCGTGGGTGCTGGCCAGCACGTCGGCGCGTGAGGGCTGGGGCATGAGCATCACCGAGGCGGCCGCGTGCGGCACACCCGCGGTGGCGACGCGCATCGCCGGGCACCTCGACGCGGTCGAGGACGGTCGCAGCGGGATCCTGGTCCAGGGCCGCGACGAGCTCGTCGGCGCGCTCGACCAGCTGATCGGCGACCCGGACCTGCGGGCTCGCCTCGGGGCCGGCGCCGTCGCCCGCGCCTCGAACATGCAGTGGGAGGCGTCGGCACTCGGCGTGCTGGAGGTACTGGCAGCCGAGGCGATCCGCTTCCGCGCCCGGTCCGCTCGTCGATGA
- a CDS encoding class I SAM-dependent methyltransferase, translated as MTAPAAGGFDDALRVVADVAGWMTDAQARRLWDRAAAVPAGGRIVEIGSYHGRSAIVLGRAAAPTVEVVAIDPHAGNDRGPQEIHGSADEGERDHQAFLANLERGGVRGRVRHVRAASQRASAAVDGPIDLLYIDGAHRYRPARDDIRLWGARVADGGTMLIHDSFCSVGVTAAILTELLARGDLRYVDRVGSLAEYRRATPRPGDRWRSAARQLAQLPYFARSVLVKVLLVLRLRPLTRLLGHRSGDWPY; from the coding sequence GTGACCGCGCCCGCCGCAGGCGGCTTCGACGACGCGCTGCGCGTCGTCGCCGACGTGGCGGGATGGATGACGGACGCGCAGGCCCGGCGGCTCTGGGACCGAGCCGCCGCGGTGCCGGCGGGGGGCCGGATCGTCGAGATCGGCAGCTACCACGGCCGGTCGGCGATCGTGCTCGGCCGGGCCGCGGCCCCGACCGTCGAGGTGGTCGCGATCGACCCCCACGCCGGCAACGACCGCGGCCCCCAGGAGATCCACGGCAGCGCCGACGAGGGGGAGCGGGACCACCAGGCCTTCCTCGCCAACCTCGAGCGGGGCGGCGTGCGGGGCCGGGTGCGGCACGTGCGCGCCGCGTCCCAGCGGGCGTCGGCGGCGGTGGACGGGCCGATCGACCTCCTCTACATCGACGGCGCCCACCGCTACCGGCCCGCTCGCGACGACATCCGCCTCTGGGGGGCGCGGGTCGCCGACGGCGGCACGATGCTCATCCACGACTCGTTCTGCTCGGTCGGGGTGACGGCGGCGATCCTCACCGAGCTGCTGGCCCGCGGCGACCTGCGGTACGTGGACCGGGTCGGGTCGCTCGCCGAGTACCGACGGGCGACGCCCCGACCGGGCGACCGGTGGCGCAGCGCGGCTCGCCAGCTGGCCCAGCTCCCGTACTTCGCGCGGAGCGTCCTCGTGAAGGTGCTGCTCGTGCTCCGGCTCCGGCCCCTCACCCGGCTCCTCGGGCATCGCTCCGGCGACTGGCCCTACTGA
- the cysD gene encoding sulfate adenylyltransferase subunit CysD yields the protein MRTHLSHLEALEAEAIHILREVAAEFERPVLLFSGGKDSAVMLRLAEKAFWPARLPFPVMHVDTGHNFDEVLEFRDRRVAELGAQLVVASVQASIDAGRVVEEAGPRASRNRLQTVTLLDAITEHGFDAVFGGGRRDEEKARAKERVYSFRDEFGQWDPKSQRPELWSLYNGRHRKGEHIRVFPLSNWTELDVWQYIAADEVELPSIYYAHRRPVIRRDGMLLAVTPYLGALDGEIPEELMVRFRTVGDATCTGAVESPAATVEEVIAEVAASRITERGATRADDRISEAGMEDRKREGYF from the coding sequence ATGCGGACCCACCTGTCCCACCTCGAGGCGCTCGAGGCCGAGGCCATCCACATCCTGCGGGAGGTCGCGGCCGAGTTCGAGCGGCCGGTGCTGCTCTTCTCGGGCGGCAAGGACTCGGCCGTCATGCTCCGCCTGGCCGAGAAGGCGTTCTGGCCCGCCCGGCTGCCGTTCCCGGTCATGCACGTCGACACCGGCCACAACTTCGACGAGGTGCTCGAGTTCCGGGACCGCCGGGTCGCCGAGCTCGGCGCCCAGCTCGTCGTGGCGTCGGTCCAGGCCTCGATCGACGCCGGCCGGGTCGTCGAGGAGGCCGGCCCCCGCGCCTCCCGCAACCGGCTCCAGACCGTCACGTTGCTCGACGCGATCACCGAGCACGGGTTCGACGCCGTGTTCGGCGGGGGTCGCCGCGACGAGGAGAAGGCCCGGGCGAAGGAGCGGGTGTACTCGTTCCGGGACGAGTTCGGCCAGTGGGACCCGAAGAGCCAGCGGCCGGAGCTGTGGAGCCTCTACAACGGCCGGCACCGCAAGGGGGAGCACATCCGGGTGTTCCCGCTGTCGAACTGGACCGAGCTCGACGTCTGGCAGTACATCGCCGCCGACGAGGTCGAGCTCCCGTCCATCTACTACGCCCACCGGCGGCCGGTGATCCGCCGCGACGGCATGCTCCTGGCGGTGACCCCCTACCTGGGGGCCCTCGACGGCGAGATCCCCGAGGAGCTGATGGTGCGGTTCCGCACCGTCGGCGACGCCACCTGCACCGGCGCCGTCGAGTCCCCGGCCGCCACCGTCGAGGAGGTCATCGCCGAGGTGGCGGCGTCCCGGATCACCGAGCGCGGCGCCACCCGGGCCGACGACCGCATCTCCGAGGCCGGCATGGAGGACCGCAAGCGCGAGGGGTACTTCTAG
- a CDS encoding GTP-binding protein, whose protein sequence is MELLRFATAGSVDDGKSTLIGRLLLETKQIFEDQLEAVERTSRDRGFDYTNLALLTDGLRAEREQGITIDVAYRYFATPRRKFIIADTPGHIQYTRNMVTGASTADLALVLVDARKGVLEQSRRHAVIASLLQVKHLVLCVNKLDLVDFDERRFDDICAEFTEFAAKLDIDDLTFVPVSALHGDNVVAHSPNTPWYEGPTLLHHLEHVYIGSDRNLIDARFPVQYVIRPISHDHHDYRGYAGQVASGMFRPGDEVLVLPSGFTTTVASIDEFGGPIEEAIPPQSVSIRLADDLDVSRGDLLCRPHNAPTVSQDIDAMVCWFTERPLREGAVFGIKHTTRAARARVQHLQYRLDVNTLHRDEHHQALAMNDVGRVSLRCTVPLFVDEYRRNRVTGSFILIDEATFETVGAGMVLGASAA, encoded by the coding sequence ATGGAGCTGCTGCGCTTCGCCACCGCCGGGTCCGTCGACGACGGCAAGAGCACCCTCATCGGGCGGCTGCTGCTCGAGACGAAGCAGATCTTCGAGGACCAGCTCGAGGCGGTCGAGCGGACCAGCCGCGACCGGGGCTTCGACTACACGAACCTGGCCCTGCTCACCGACGGGCTGCGCGCCGAGCGGGAGCAGGGGATCACGATCGACGTCGCCTATCGGTACTTCGCGACGCCGCGCCGCAAGTTCATCATCGCGGACACGCCGGGCCACATCCAGTACACGCGCAACATGGTGACCGGCGCGTCGACCGCGGACCTCGCGCTCGTGCTCGTCGACGCGCGCAAGGGCGTGCTCGAGCAGTCGCGCCGCCACGCGGTGATCGCCTCGCTCCTCCAGGTGAAGCACCTCGTGCTCTGCGTCAACAAGCTGGACCTCGTCGACTTCGACGAGCGCCGGTTCGACGACATCTGCGCCGAGTTCACCGAGTTCGCGGCCAAGCTCGACATCGACGACCTCACGTTCGTCCCCGTGTCGGCGCTACACGGCGACAACGTCGTCGCCCACTCGCCGAACACCCCCTGGTACGAGGGTCCGACGTTGCTCCACCACCTCGAGCACGTCTACATCGGATCGGACCGCAACCTGATCGACGCCCGGTTCCCCGTCCAGTACGTGATCCGGCCCATCAGCCACGACCACCACGACTACCGGGGCTACGCCGGGCAGGTGGCGAGCGGCATGTTCCGGCCCGGCGACGAGGTCCTGGTGCTGCCGAGCGGGTTCACGACCACGGTGGCGAGCATCGACGAGTTCGGCGGCCCGATCGAAGAGGCGATCCCGCCTCAGTCGGTCAGCATCCGGCTCGCCGACGACCTCGACGTCAGCCGCGGGGACCTGCTGTGCCGGCCCCACAACGCCCCGACCGTCAGCCAGGACATCGACGCCATGGTGTGCTGGTTCACCGAGCGCCCGCTGCGTGAAGGCGCCGTCTTCGGCATCAAGCACACGACCCGAGCCGCCCGCGCCCGGGTCCAGCACCTCCAGTATCGCCTCGACGTCAACACCCTGCACCGGGACGAGCACCACCAGGCCCTCGCCATGAACGACGTCGGTCGCGTCAGCCTGCGCTGCACGGTCCCGCTCTTCGTCGACGAGTACCGGCGCAACCGCGTCACCGGGTCGTTCATCCTCATCGACGAGGCGACGTTCGAGACCGTCGGCGCCGGGATGGTGCTGGGCGCGTCGGCGGCGTGA
- the cysC gene encoding adenylyl-sulfate kinase, which produces MSGRPVSPDVVWHEGGVPRADRWGAAGVHGATVWLTGLPGSGKSTVASALTAALTTRGVLSYSLDGDNLRHGLNGDLGFSAEDRAENVRRVAEVARLCADAGVVACVPVISPYRAGRDHARSIHEASDLVFVEVFVDAPLAVCEARDPKGLYRRARAGELRGLTGVDDPYEAPTEPDLVVATADVSPLAAAGLIVAALRARGVVA; this is translated from the coding sequence GTGAGCGGCCGTCCCGTCAGCCCCGACGTCGTCTGGCACGAGGGTGGCGTCCCGCGCGCCGACCGGTGGGGAGCCGCCGGCGTGCACGGCGCCACGGTGTGGCTCACCGGCCTCCCGGGATCCGGCAAGTCGACGGTCGCCTCGGCGCTCACCGCCGCGCTCACGACCCGGGGCGTCCTCTCGTACTCGCTCGACGGCGACAACCTGCGGCACGGCCTGAACGGGGACCTGGGCTTCTCGGCCGAGGACCGGGCCGAGAACGTGCGTCGGGTGGCCGAGGTGGCGCGCCTGTGCGCCGACGCCGGCGTCGTGGCGTGCGTGCCGGTCATCAGCCCCTACCGGGCCGGGCGGGACCACGCCCGGTCGATCCACGAGGCGAGCGACCTCGTGTTCGTCGAGGTGTTCGTCGACGCCCCGCTCGCCGTCTGCGAGGCCCGCGACCCGAAGGGCCTCTACCGGCGGGCCCGGGCCGGCGAGCTGCGCGGCCTCACCGGTGTCGACGACCCGTACGAGGCGCCGACCGAGCCCGACCTCGTCGTGGCCACCGCGGACGTGTCACCCCTGGCCGCGGCCGGCCTCATCGTGGCGGCGCTGCGGGCGCGAGGCGTCGTGGCATGA
- a CDS encoding AMP-binding protein, whose translation MEFNLADLFECVVDHVGDRVAVTCGERHLTYAALDARANRLAHGLAALGVEAGEHVACYLHTSVEYLETLLACYKIRAVPVNVNDRYVADELAYVCRDADAVVLVHDDDLRPQVEGLAARVETLRRTVAVGDGEYGALVAGRDPGRNFGPRSADDRYILYTGGTTGRPKGVVWRHEDIFFAALGGGNAGGPPITRPEAIGPAAVTNRAQRLGPFLPPGDPGPEQFVALALGPLAHASGQWSALGTLLGGGRVVLYPGRHLDLREVLELVERERVGMLNLVGDASGRPLLDELRAAPGRHDTSSLRVLGSGGSLLSADVKAGLLAALPSVLTVLEAVGSSEAPVQALALVGPDQPGSESLRFAHRDTTMVVDEDLRPVSPGSGQVGRLATTGRTPLGYYKDPAKSAATFVEIDGRRWTLPGDMATVDADGGIRLLGRGSMSINTGGEKVYPEEVEAVLRAHPAVADAVVVGVPDPRWGERVVAVVAPAGEPSPSLEDLQAHCRSRLAGYKVPRVLHLVERVARSAAGKPDYPQIRAGLDGR comes from the coding sequence ATGGAGTTCAACCTCGCCGACCTCTTCGAGTGCGTCGTCGACCACGTGGGCGACCGCGTCGCCGTGACCTGCGGGGAGCGGCACCTCACCTACGCGGCGCTTGACGCCCGGGCCAACCGGCTCGCCCACGGCCTCGCCGCGCTCGGGGTCGAGGCCGGGGAGCACGTCGCCTGCTACCTCCACACCAGCGTCGAGTACCTCGAGACGCTGCTGGCCTGCTACAAGATCCGGGCCGTCCCGGTGAACGTGAACGACCGCTACGTCGCCGACGAGCTCGCCTACGTATGCCGCGACGCCGACGCCGTCGTCCTCGTCCACGACGACGACCTCCGCCCCCAGGTCGAGGGCCTCGCGGCGCGGGTCGAGACGCTGCGCCGGACGGTCGCGGTCGGCGACGGCGAGTACGGGGCCCTCGTCGCCGGGCGCGACCCCGGGCGCAACTTCGGGCCCCGATCCGCCGACGACCGCTACATCCTCTATACCGGCGGGACGACCGGGCGCCCGAAGGGCGTCGTGTGGCGCCACGAGGACATCTTCTTCGCCGCCCTCGGCGGCGGGAACGCCGGCGGCCCGCCGATCACGCGCCCCGAGGCGATCGGCCCGGCCGCGGTCACGAACCGGGCCCAGCGCTTGGGCCCGTTCCTCCCGCCCGGCGACCCCGGCCCGGAGCAGTTCGTCGCCCTCGCGCTCGGCCCGCTCGCCCACGCCAGCGGCCAGTGGTCGGCGCTCGGCACCCTGCTCGGCGGCGGCCGGGTGGTCCTGTACCCCGGCCGCCACTTGGACCTCCGGGAGGTGCTCGAGCTCGTCGAGCGGGAGCGCGTGGGCATGCTGAACCTGGTCGGGGACGCCAGCGGCCGGCCGCTCCTCGACGAGCTGCGCGCCGCCCCGGGCCGGCACGACACGTCGTCGCTGCGGGTCCTCGGCTCGGGGGGCAGCCTGCTGTCGGCCGACGTGAAGGCGGGGCTCCTGGCCGCGCTGCCGTCGGTCCTCACGGTCCTCGAGGCCGTCGGCTCGTCGGAGGCGCCGGTCCAGGCGCTCGCCCTCGTCGGCCCGGACCAGCCGGGGTCGGAGTCGCTGCGCTTCGCGCACCGTGACACCACGATGGTCGTCGACGAGGACCTGCGGCCCGTCAGCCCCGGCTCGGGGCAGGTGGGGCGCCTGGCCACGACCGGCCGGACCCCGCTCGGCTACTACAAGGACCCCGCCAAGAGCGCGGCCACGTTCGTGGAGATCGACGGCCGACGCTGGACCCTGCCCGGCGACATGGCGACCGTCGACGCCGACGGCGGCATCCGGCTCCTCGGCCGGGGCTCGATGTCGATCAACACCGGCGGCGAGAAGGTCTACCCCGAGGAGGTCGAGGCCGTCCTCCGGGCCCACCCCGCCGTCGCCGACGCCGTGGTCGTCGGCGTCCCCGACCCGCGGTGGGGGGAGCGGGTCGTGGCCGTCGTGGCGCCCGCGGGCGAGCCGTCCCCGTCGCTCGAGGACCTCCAGGCCCACTGCCGGTCCCGGCTGGCCGGCTACAAGGTCCCCCGCGTCCTGCACCTCGTGGAGCGGGTCGCCCGCTCGGCCGCCGGCAAGCCCGACTACCCGCAGATCCGCGCCGGCCTCGACGGGCGGTAG
- a CDS encoding alpha-(1->3)-arabinofuranosyltransferase family protein: protein MSAPAVAVAERAAAPPTPTSSRGLRAVGYSLLAVLAYVPLLRTSPGRVVADTKQYFYLDPGRLLARAPYLWQGNTAFGTVTHENIGYLFPAGPFYWVLETAGVPAWVAQRLWLGSIIFAAGLGVLFLLRTLHVRGPGVVVAALAFMLSPYLLQYASRLSIQLVAWASLPWLVGIVIRALREGGWRYPAIFAIVVQLAGSVVATVLLFVLLAPMLWFGYAVWVSREVSLSRALRTAGKITLLTLLASLWWVTGLTLQAGYGLNVLKYTETIKTVSTAGQAGEIQRGLGYWFFYGGDKLGPWIESTIDYTLRRWLIVVGYGVPVLAMAAAAFVRWRHRIYFIGLVVVGVVVAVGAHPYDDPSPVGAVLKAFGEGSTVGLALRSVGRAGPVVVLGFAVLLGVGANVVARRLADRGLGAVGLLTCALLGVLVIVNLPALWNGTYYGKNLQRNETLPAYWTRAIAKLDKGSHNTRILELPGADFSAYRWGDTIEPITPGLTDRPYAARELIPFGSAPSANLLDAFDGRLQVGLLEPASVAPIARLLGVGDLVLRNDLQVDRFDLARPKDTSVLFTPTPTGLQPPTGFGHGLSPPLTLPLLDARELALPAGTPDPAPVVDYPVQSPRPIARADAAGPSVLVSGDGEGLIDLAQSRLLTGQELVQYSASFAGDPAGLRRAVDGNSVLVVTDTNRKRAQRWDNVNYKLGYTERPGEQPLVTDTNDNQLNVFPGAGENAATVMEQRGVTVSATGYGSSARYLPADRPARAFDGDLSTAWTVGAFDAVDGQRLRADLDRPITTGTVNLVQPLTGPRDRYITRATLRFSDRGQAAGAPVTVGLGPASRTAAGQTVTFPRRHFSRLEITVDADNLGPQPTYPHASGVGFAEIRLHDDAAPTRDVHVDEVVRMPTDLVSSPAARSTSHPLVYEMTRLRTVLAPPNTAEEETSLVRSFTVPSARDFGLVGTARLDLGAPDPALDAALGIPGASAGGVTATASEHLTTTALARASSALDGNPATAWTTQVGDPTGQWIDVRLAHPTTVDHLDLQVVADGRHSVPTQLQIDAGGQTRTVSVPPVPDQPAENATVSAPVRFPALTGADVRVTITAVRPVDTTEYYTNLPTPLPVGIAELGIPGVQRPPLPATLPGDCRADLLTVDGRPYPVRVVGSAATAASGGTATVESCNPSGGAAAPLRLGAGAHELRATPGASTGINLDGLVLASGIGGAGVALDAPAGSTAAPAAAAPRVHVTGNGETTIHARVQHPTGPFWLVLGESFNSGWRATVNGHDLGAPKLVDGISNGWRVNPKDGRPLSVTFTWTPQRRIWIALAISAVTMVLCTALALRPRRPRIPVDAAHVDRPLAFRSPFGSSGSPPSRRAVVSTTLAVAIASSLLVTWWMGLVVGAVTLAVLLRPPLRWLLTVGAPAALAAAGAYVVVQQTRHLYPAVFEWPTFFDAVHVVALLAVLLLAADAVVELVRSRRRGDWGPDADG, encoded by the coding sequence ATGAGCGCGCCGGCGGTCGCCGTCGCGGAACGGGCCGCGGCACCGCCGACGCCGACCAGCAGCCGCGGGCTGCGGGCGGTCGGCTACTCGCTGCTGGCGGTGCTGGCCTACGTGCCGCTGCTGCGGACGTCGCCCGGCCGCGTCGTCGCCGACACGAAGCAGTACTTCTACCTCGACCCGGGCCGGCTGCTGGCCCGCGCGCCCTACCTGTGGCAGGGCAACACCGCCTTCGGCACCGTCACCCACGAGAACATCGGCTACCTGTTCCCGGCCGGCCCGTTCTACTGGGTCCTCGAGACCGCCGGCGTGCCCGCGTGGGTGGCGCAGCGGCTGTGGCTGGGCTCGATCATCTTCGCCGCCGGGCTCGGCGTGCTGTTCCTGCTCCGCACCCTGCACGTCCGCGGCCCGGGGGTCGTCGTCGCCGCGCTCGCGTTCATGCTGAGCCCGTACCTCCTGCAGTACGCGTCGCGGCTGTCGATCCAGCTCGTGGCGTGGGCGTCGCTGCCGTGGCTGGTCGGCATCGTGATCCGGGCGCTCCGCGAGGGCGGCTGGCGCTACCCCGCCATCTTCGCCATCGTGGTCCAGCTGGCCGGCAGCGTCGTGGCCACCGTCCTGCTGTTCGTGCTGCTGGCGCCGATGCTGTGGTTCGGGTACGCGGTGTGGGTCTCCCGCGAGGTCTCGCTGTCGCGGGCGCTGCGCACCGCCGGGAAGATCACGCTGCTGACGCTGCTGGCGTCCCTCTGGTGGGTCACGGGCTTGACGCTCCAGGCCGGGTACGGGCTCAACGTCCTGAAGTACACGGAGACGATCAAGACGGTGTCGACCGCGGGCCAGGCCGGCGAGATCCAGCGCGGCCTCGGCTACTGGTTCTTCTACGGCGGCGACAAGCTGGGGCCCTGGATCGAGTCCACGATCGACTACACGCTGCGGCGCTGGCTGATCGTGGTCGGCTACGGGGTCCCGGTGCTGGCCATGGCGGCGGCGGCGTTCGTCCGCTGGCGGCACCGCATCTACTTCATCGGGCTGGTCGTCGTCGGCGTGGTCGTCGCCGTCGGCGCGCACCCGTACGACGACCCGTCGCCGGTCGGCGCGGTGCTGAAGGCGTTCGGGGAGGGCTCGACGGTCGGGCTGGCGCTGCGCAGCGTCGGGCGCGCCGGGCCCGTCGTCGTGCTCGGCTTCGCGGTGCTGCTCGGGGTCGGTGCGAACGTCGTGGCGCGGCGGCTGGCCGACCGCGGCCTCGGCGCGGTGGGGCTCCTGACCTGCGCGCTGCTCGGCGTGCTCGTGATCGTGAACCTGCCCGCGCTGTGGAACGGCACCTACTACGGCAAGAACCTCCAGCGGAACGAGACGCTGCCGGCGTACTGGACCCGCGCCATCGCGAAGCTCGACAAGGGATCGCACAACACCCGGATCCTCGAGCTGCCGGGCGCCGACTTCTCCGCCTACCGCTGGGGCGACACCATCGAGCCGATCACGCCGGGCCTGACCGACCGGCCCTACGCGGCCCGGGAGCTGATCCCGTTCGGGTCGGCGCCCTCGGCGAACCTGCTCGACGCCTTCGACGGGCGCCTGCAGGTCGGGCTGCTGGAGCCGGCGTCGGTGGCGCCGATCGCGCGGCTGCTCGGCGTCGGGGACCTGGTGCTCCGCAACGACCTCCAGGTCGACCGCTTCGACCTCGCCCGCCCGAAGGACACGTCGGTCCTCTTCACCCCGACGCCGACCGGGCTCCAGCCCCCCACCGGCTTCGGCCACGGCCTCAGCCCGCCGCTGACGCTGCCCCTCCTCGACGCGCGCGAGCTCGCGCTGCCGGCGGGGACCCCGGACCCGGCCCCGGTCGTGGACTACCCGGTCCAGTCGCCCCGCCCGATCGCGCGCGCCGACGCCGCGGGCCCGTCGGTGCTCGTCTCGGGTGACGGCGAGGGCCTCATCGACCTGGCCCAGTCCCGCCTCCTCACCGGGCAGGAGCTCGTGCAGTACTCGGCGTCGTTCGCCGGGGACCCGGCCGGCCTGCGCCGGGCCGTCGACGGCAACAGCGTCCTCGTCGTCACCGACACGAACCGCAAGCGGGCCCAGCGCTGGGACAACGTCAACTACAAGCTCGGGTACACCGAGCGCCCCGGCGAGCAGCCGCTCGTGACCGACACGAACGACAATCAGCTCAACGTGTTCCCGGGCGCGGGTGAGAACGCCGCCACCGTCATGGAGCAGCGCGGCGTCACGGTCTCGGCGACCGGGTACGGCTCGTCGGCCCGGTACCTGCCCGCGGACCGCCCGGCGCGCGCGTTCGACGGCGACCTGAGCACGGCCTGGACCGTCGGCGCCTTCGACGCCGTCGACGGGCAGCGCCTCCGGGCCGACCTCGACCGGCCGATCACGACCGGCACCGTGAACCTGGTCCAGCCGCTCACCGGCCCCCGCGACCGGTACATCACCCGCGCCACCCTGCGGTTCTCGGACCGGGGCCAGGCCGCGGGCGCGCCGGTGACCGTCGGCCTCGGCCCCGCCTCCCGGACCGCCGCCGGCCAGACGGTGACGTTCCCCCGCCGCCACTTCTCGCGGCTCGAGATCACGGTCGACGCCGACAACCTCGGCCCCCAGCCGACCTACCCGCACGCCAGCGGCGTCGGCTTCGCCGAGATCCGGCTCCACGACGACGCCGCGCCGACCCGCGACGTGCACGTCGACGAGGTCGTCCGCATGCCGACCGACCTGGTGTCGTCCCCGGCGGCGCGCTCGACCTCGCACCCCCTCGTCTACGAGATGACCCGCCTCCGCACGGTGTTGGCGCCGCCGAACACCGCCGAGGAGGAGACGTCGCTCGTGCGGTCGTTCACGGTGCCGTCGGCGCGCGACTTCGGCCTCGTCGGCACGGCCCGGCTCGACCTCGGCGCCCCCGACCCGGCCCTCGACGCCGCCCTCGGGATCCCCGGCGCGAGCGCCGGCGGGGTGACCGCGACCGCGTCGGAGCACCTGACCACGACCGCCCTGGCCCGGGCCTCCTCGGCGCTCGACGGCAACCCGGCCACGGCGTGGACGACCCAGGTGGGCGACCCGACCGGGCAGTGGATCGACGTCCGGCTCGCCCACCCGACCACCGTCGACCACCTCGACCTGCAGGTCGTCGCCGACGGCCGGCACTCGGTCCCGACCCAGCTGCAGATCGACGCCGGCGGCCAGACCCGGACCGTGAGCGTGCCCCCGGTCCCCGACCAGCCGGCCGAGAACGCGACCGTCAGCGCGCCGGTGCGGTTCCCGGCGCTGACCGGCGCCGACGTGCGCGTCACCATCACCGCGGTGCGGCCCGTCGACACGACCGAGTACTACACGAACCTCCCGACGCCGCTGCCGGTCGGCATCGCCGAGCTCGGGATCCCGGGCGTGCAGCGGCCGCCGCTGCCGGCGACGCTGCCCGGCGACTGCCGCGCCGACCTGCTGACCGTCGACGGCCGGCCGTACCCGGTCCGGGTGGTCGGTTCCGCCGCCACCGCCGCCTCCGGGGGCACCGCCACCGTCGAGTCGTGCAACCCGTCGGGCGGCGCCGCGGCGCCGCTCCGCCTCGGCGCCGGCGCTCACGAGCTGCGGGCGACGCCCGGGGCGAGCACCGGGATCAACCTCGACGGGCTCGTCCTGGCCTCCGGCATCGGCGGGGCCGGGGTGGCGCTCGACGCGCCGGCCGGCAGCACCGCGGCGCCGGCCGCCGCGGCCCCGCGCGTGCACGTCACGGGCAACGGCGAGACCACGATCCACGCTCGGGTCCAGCACCCCACCGGCCCGTTCTGGCTCGTGCTCGGCGAGAGCTTCAACAGCGGCTGGCGCGCCACCGTGAACGGACACGACCTCGGCGCCCCGAAGCTCGTCGACGGCATCTCGAACGGGTGGCGGGTCAACCCGAAGGACGGACGTCCGCTGTCGGTCACGTTCACGTGGACGCCGCAGCGGCGCATCTGGATCGCGCTCGCGATCTCGGCGGTGACGATGGTCCTCTGCACGGCCCTGGCGCTGCGGCCGCGACGGCCCCGCATCCCGGTCGACGCCGCCCACGTCGACCGTCCGCTCGCGTTCCGGTCGCCGTTCGGCTCGTCGGGCTCGCCGCCGTCCCGTCGGGCCGTGGTCTCGACGACGCTGGCGGTCGCGATCGCCTCCTCGCTGCTCGTCACCTGGTGGATGGGCCTCGTCGTGGGCGCGGTGACGCTGGCGGTGCTGCTGCGCCCGCCGCTGCGGTGGCTGCTCACGGTCGGCGCCCCCGCGGCGCTGGCGGCGGCCGGCGCCTACGTCGTGGTGCAGCAGACGCGGCACCTGTACCCGGCGGTCTTCGAGTGGCCGACGTTCTTCGACGCCGTCCACGTCGTGGCGCTGCTCGCGGTGCTGCTGCTGGCGGCCGACGCGGTGGTGGAGCTCGTCCGCTCGCGGCGACGGGGGGACTGGGGCCCCGACGCCGACGGCTGA